The following coding sequences are from one Novosphingobium sp. Gsoil 351 window:
- the ispG gene encoding flavodoxin-dependent (E)-4-hydroxy-3-methylbut-2-enyl-diphosphate synthase produces the protein MSSIRPWRDIARRQSRQIMVGRVPVGGDAPITVQTMTNTLTSDAVATIDQIRRCEDAGADLIRVSCPDVESTAALRGIVKAARVPLIADIHFHYKRALEAADAGAACLRINPGNIGSGERVAEVVRAAKANGCAIRIGVNAGSLEKDLLEKYGEPCPEALVESALDHIKLLQDHDFHEYKVAVKASDVFLAVAAYMQLAEAVDCPLHLGITEAGGLIGGTVKSSIGMGNLLWAGIGDTIRVSLSAEPEEEVRVGFEILKSLGLRTRGVRVVSCPSCARQGFDVIRTVQALESRLGHIKTPLSLSVLGCVVNGPGEARETDIGITGGGNGKHMVYLSGVTDHHVQSADMLDHIVALVEAKAAEIEAGMSDAGHAEAAE, from the coding sequence ATGAGCAGTATTCGCCCCTGGCGCGACATCGCCCGCCGCCAATCCCGCCAGATCATGGTTGGGCGCGTACCCGTCGGCGGGGATGCGCCGATCACGGTGCAGACGATGACCAACACGCTGACCAGCGACGCGGTCGCCACCATCGACCAGATCCGGCGCTGCGAGGATGCCGGGGCGGACCTGATCCGGGTTTCGTGCCCCGATGTCGAAAGCACCGCGGCGCTGCGCGGCATCGTCAAGGCCGCGCGGGTGCCGCTGATCGCCGACATCCATTTCCACTACAAGCGCGCGCTCGAGGCAGCCGATGCGGGCGCGGCGTGTCTGCGGATCAATCCGGGCAACATCGGCAGCGGCGAACGCGTCGCCGAAGTCGTTCGCGCGGCCAAGGCCAACGGCTGCGCAATCCGTATCGGGGTCAACGCCGGAAGCCTGGAGAAGGACCTGCTCGAAAAGTACGGCGAGCCCTGCCCCGAGGCGCTGGTCGAATCGGCGCTCGATCACATCAAGCTGCTCCAGGACCACGATTTCCACGAATACAAGGTGGCGGTGAAGGCCAGCGACGTGTTCCTCGCGGTCGCCGCCTACATGCAATTGGCCGAGGCGGTCGATTGCCCGCTGCATCTGGGAATCACCGAGGCCGGCGGGCTGATCGGCGGCACGGTCAAGTCGAGCATCGGGATGGGCAACCTGTTGTGGGCTGGGATCGGCGACACCATCCGCGTTTCGCTATCGGCCGAGCCCGAGGAGGAAGTCAGGGTCGGGTTCGAGATCCTCAAGTCGCTCGGCCTACGGACGCGGGGCGTGCGCGTGGTTTCGTGCCCAAGCTGCGCGCGGCAGGGCTTCGACGTGATCCGCACCGTCCAGGCGCTCGAAAGCCGGCTCGGCCACATCAAGACCCCGCTCTCGCTCTCGGTGCTGGGCTGCGTGGTCAACGGCCCGGGCGAGGCGCGCGAAACCGACATCGGGATCACCGGCGGGGGCAACGGCAAGCACATGGTCTACCTCTCGGGGGTGACCGACCACCACGTCCAGAGCGCCGATATGCTCGATCACATCGTCGCGCTGGTCGAGGCCAAGGCGGCCGAGATCGAAGCCGGGATGAGCGACGCGGGGCACGCCGAAGCGGCGGAGTAG